The window tggaCATCAGAAAATAATATCAGAAAAAGACGGAAAAGGACACGAAAAGCGGAAAAGGACACGAAAAGCAAACATGAATGAGGGAACGGCATCTTCTCCTCCGGGATAAGATCAcgagtcctcactcgaatatatcgactcatccaacctcgatccttatcttcatcgatgctcgacatcaaagccttcgatgctcgACGATGTAGTCTAATTAGTCCATGAAaaatctgaggccgatacagtcgtataaggtggttcagagaaaaatccaatcatccggctttgatagagaagaagcgcaataagatgactatacgccataaggaaggatgaatttggccgagggtgacctgatatcttttgcagaAATCAAAAATCACGGGATTGACAGctcccaatgtgaagggataggtgtaaacacttaaaaatccctccacgtaggtagtgacgctctcatcggaggatgggatttgtaacacaacctcagaaccccagctgcagtcttttctgacggcctcgaggtcaccctccgttatagagcacgtatacatcgatacgtgctcaCACCGACTCGGAACGGACGAAGGGTTCTCCACCCTAATATCAGTTTTTAaaatacacgggccgggaacataATCATGAACGGACGGCTCCATCGGTGCCTTATCGTCAAACGGCCGTGaggaggaagctttctccttttgaggtacgatttttgaagttttcgccatCGATATGAGAAGAAAAAGTCGCAATGGAAGGTGAAAGAGGGGACAGCACCAAAACTCTGGTATAAGCGGCATTAAAGCAACGAAATAGAGAAGATAATCAAAGAGAATTTGGGAAAAGAGGAAGCGCAAAAGTGGAAAACATTATATGGGAAAACTATTTATAAGGCATGGCGATTCGTTTTTAGCGGTAGCCGACCACcgactgacacacattaaatgcctcgataaaaccaaaccgatgggacagctatcacatacgtcatagtCAAAGCCGATAGAAACGTCAGCATTGATTCGGTCGAGCCttagggaaatcatatcgtttctcgtcatctcatttccaagaaacgagggggctatctgtatacggttaaaaccggtcCTCGATCATGAAGATCGATCAACGATGGCATCTCAGTCAAGGGGTATCTACATGGAGAGCTCAAACGAATTccgagatgggggcgtcgagcGTCGGGGCGTCCGAATCGACCGAGGCAACATCGACCGAcacaggtcccgaacatcgatgcccgaaagtgatcaccaagctcgaaaccaaggccgaggttccgatccgacaccgagctcgagtcagtatcgagctcacagacaaaaagctgttacaaccgcaccaaaggagagaatcttggcgggaattaaggaggagacacaccatcatgggtcctccactagtaatattattctattatattgttatagataaagtagtgatccttgACTATAAAAAGCaagatagattgtaatagaaggcATCTTCTCTAGGATATCAAGAATTCATTATGTTTATCTTTCTAATCTCACTAAGTATATCTTCGTTCATCATTtctatttcacataacaaatacgTGTATTGTTACCTTCAGGTCAAAGGAATATAcctatccttagaaccatacacaaattcaatgattatccgatttttcgggtaaacactaagttctttaaaattgattttctattAGACCCTTCTAACCAAAAAAGTGTTTATGTCAACCGAACATTACGATTTACTCCTAGTTAGATGAACACTGTTGTACGATGCAATATCGGAATAATATATTTGTTCCTTTTATGAAGGTCGATATCTCACTTTTTGAATATAAAGTAGAACCTATTCGCGACACATAATATTACTCAAtagaatataattaatatttcTAGAGGGAGGGGAAGGAAAAGAATAAAATAGAAAGCTTTTAGATACAACTTGATAATTTATTCACATAAATTGACATCTGAATAGAAGAAAATACACATTAGCAGACACCAGAAAGATAAGAAAATGGGATACAGAATCTTGAAAAGGCAAATGGCAGGAGAATCTTAAGCCTTGCTCTTGAATGGAATGGCTCTGATAATAATCTGGTGGTAAACTGCAGCAAGAGCAGCTCCAATGAATGGTCCAACCCAGAAGATCCACTGAAAATATCAGGAAAAAGGACACATTGTTAGCTATGAAAAGAAAGAAGTCAAACCCTTCGGGGTTTGGTTCAGTGGTACGAGCACAACACATGACATATGACTTTGGCGCATGTCAGGATTCGAACCAGGTTTTGAACAAAAACCtgatatttaagtggagaagggtaaaAGGGAGGATCCATTAATCCACCGAGTTCCAACCTGTGTGCCAGCTAGCCCTCAAAAATTTCTCGATTATCAATAAAAAACATGAAATTCAGTGGGGCTTTGGTTCAGTGGTAAGAGCATAACACATGATGCATGTTTTAGGCACATGTCACGAGAATGAATCTGGTCGCAAACAAAAGCTTGGTGTTCAAGTGAAGAAGGGTAAAGGAGCAGACCCATTATCGACTAAATTTCAAACCTTGCGCCAGCTGGCACTCGGGAATTTCTAggttaataaaaaaaatgaaacatgATCATCACATGCATGTGTAAGTTTGAAGGACTTACATGGTCATCCCATGCCTGTTTTTTGTTGAAGATAATAGCAGCTCCAAGACTCCTAGCAGGGTTGATGCCAGTTCCAGTAATTGGGATGGTGGCCAAATGAACCAAGAACACAGCAAATCCAATAGGAAGAGGTGCCAAAATCTGTAAGAAAGTATGAAAGTTAGGAATGCAGTTCTTTACTCTTCAAACAATAGTAACTATGCCTCAATCCGAAACAAGTTGGAATTTTATGCATTTGTTATCTTATTTTAGAGCTCTCAGCAAACCTCAATAGCACATGCTAGTATGAGCATTCTTTTTCTAGACCAAAAgcatgaaggggagccttggaacAACGGtaaaagttgtctccgtgtgacctataggtcacaagttcgagccatggaagcaaccactaatgcttgcattagggtaggctgtcGACATAACCTCCCTTGAGATGCGGCTCTTCCCCGGATCCTGCATGAAGGCAGAATGCCTTGTGCACCTAACTGCCCTTTAGACCAAAGATGTTCACTCATTTTACtcaaccaaaatctcaaaaagaggaAAACAAAAGAGAAATCATTGCAGAATTTGCATCCAAATTGTCTCCTCTTACTAGTTACAACTTACTACAGATAGTATGATGATCCAACATattaaagggcagcccggtgcactaactcccactatgcgcggggtccgggaaaAAGCCGgatcacaagggtctattgtacacagtcttaccctacatttctgtAAGAGATTGTTTCTACGGCTCGAACCTGTGACCTCCTGGTcatatgacaacaactttaccagttacaccAAGGCTCCATGGCTACTGATGATCCAACATATTatcagtaaaaaaaaaaaactgaattaaaaaaacaaaagtaAAGTTATTGGTAAGACAAGAGGGCACTTACAGGGACATGTGAATCTCTGGCATTTCTCTTGGCATCAGTAGCAGAGAAAACAGTGTAAACAAGAACAAAGGTACCAATAATTTCAGCACCAAGTCCATCACCTTTAGTATAGCCAGGGTTAACCACATTGGCACCACCACCTAGTCTTTGGTATGGTCCTTTCATAAAACCTTTAACAACACCAGCACCACAAATAGCACCAAGGCATTGCATTACCATGTAGAATACTGCCCTTGTTAAAGAAAGTTTCCTTGCTAAGAACAGACCAAAAGTCACAGCTGGATTAATGTGGCCTCCTGTTTTAGTACAAAAATAGAGAGTCAGTTCTTGAAACTAAAAAGATAAGTGAAAAAAGACGGCAAAAAAGGGGCAGCCAGGTATACAAAGCATCCCGTATTTCACGCAGGGTCGGGGAAGGGTCGCATCCCAAGGGGGTGTGTAGTAGACAGCCTACCctgatgcaagcattagtggctgcttccgcGCTCAAACCCGTGACTTATAGGTCACATGGGGCAACTCAAGGCTCCCCTTCACATAGCTTTCTACTATAATCATGTCTAAATATTCAAACTAATAATTACAGTGTAAAGAATTTTTACACTATCAATATAATTTAACATATCATAGCAGGTTGTTTACCTTATATTTCAGGTTTTTAATTCCATTTATTACGGACGGTCAAATGTAATTATTTAGGATCGTTGGTCTATAGAAGTTCAATTCCATATATAATAGACTACCCCTTCGCAACCCCACCTACTCTAAATCTTGAATCACTTCTGAAGAAAGGCTGGATCTTGAAGCAATATATAAATCAAAGAAGGTAAATAGTCCATAGTTTGGGTGAGAAGTAGGAAAATAACAGACTCAAGAACAACTTTTGGCTCCAAAAACAAAGAAAGCTGAAATTTTTGTGTGGGTATGTATTCAAGAATTCATAAAACTAGTTGCCAAAAATAGGATGAAACATAAGAAGTAACCAACAAGCTAAATTGCACTAAGCTAAAGAAGGGAAAACAATGAAAATCAGTCACAAAATTACATAGAGAATAACCCATGATACACACAAATCACATTTTTACTACATGATATACAAAAACTAtgaaaactgatttttttttttttgggtatatATTGAAAACACTCCATTAAACTAGTTGCCAAAAATAGGATGAAGCATAAATAACCAAAATAAACTAAGCTAAAGAAGAACAATGAAAATCAGTCAATAAATTACATAGAGAATTACCCATGATACACAAAAAAGTTCACATTTTTAGTACACGATACACAAAAACAAAGACTGATAGAGGGCGGCTcagtgcacaaagcatcccggaTTTACGCAAGTTCCAGGGAAGAGCCGCACCCAAGTGGGTGTGACGTAAGTAGCATGCCCTGTCAATGATTGATTCCACGGCTCGAAACCGTGACTTATAGATCGGAAACAActttacgccaaggctccccttccacAAAAACAAAGACTGAATACTTATTGTATTCAAGAATTCATAAATTGCCAAAATTAGGATGAAGCATAAGCATTTAACCAGCGAACTAAGATAAAGAAGGGAACAACAATTAAAGAAAAAGTCACAAGTTTACATCTTTAGTACATGATacacaaaaaaaattataaaaaaattttAGAGTAATGTAACTGACCTGAGATACCAGCAGTGCAGTAAACAAGAGCAAAGATCATACCACCAAAAGCCCAAGCAACACCTTGAATACCAACAGAAGAACACAAACTATCTGACCTTTTAAGTCCCATTACAGTCAAGATTGTAATGTACAAGAACAAGAAAGTGGCCATAAATTCTGCAATCCCAGCTCTGTAAAATGACCAAGATGATAATTCACCAGGTTCAAATAATGGTGCTGGTGGTGGTTCAA is drawn from Nicotiana tomentosiformis chromosome 12, ASM39032v3, whole genome shotgun sequence and contains these coding sequences:
- the LOC104103377 gene encoding probable aquaporin PIP-type pTOM75 gives rise to the protein MAENKEEDVNLGANKYRETQPLGTAAQTENKDYIEPPPAPLFEPGELSSWSFYRAGIAEFMATFLFLYITILTVMGLKRSDSLCSSVGIQGVAWAFGGMIFALVYCTAGISGGHINPAVTFGLFLARKLSLTRAVFYMVMQCLGAICGAGVVKGFMKGPYQRLGGGANVVNPGYTKGDGLGAEIIGTFVLVYTVFSATDAKRNARDSHVPILAPLPIGFAVFLVHLATIPITGTGINPARSLGAAIIFNKKQAWDDHWIFWVGPFIGAALAAVYHQIIIRAIPFKSKA